ATCGCCGCCACCAACCTGCCTCATGCCGTCCGCGCCCTGCACAACGCCGGCTGGGGTTATCTCTCGGCGGTAACCGGCCTGGACCTTGGCCCGGAAGCGGGACAGCTGGAAGCGTTGTACCACTTCTGCAACGGCCCGGCGGTGCTGACGCTGCGCGTCCGGCTGGGGCGGGCAACGCCCAGCGTACCCACTCTGTGCACGATCATCCCCTCGGCTAGCTTCTTCGAGCGGGAACTGAGCGAGATGTTTGGCATTACAGTGGAAGGTACACCCAATACTGATCACCTGTACCTGCCGGATGATTGGCCGGACGGCGTCTACCCGCTGCGCAAAGACTTTGACCCGAGCACGCTCCACATCACAGGCTGAACAGGGGGCACACGGCACATGAAGCAGGAACCACAGAAAGTCATCACCAAAAAGGGGGAGCGGTTCATCATCCCCATCGGGCCGCAGCACCCCGCCCTCAAGGAGCCGGGTCACTTTGAGTTTGCCGTAGACGGCGAGACCGTAACCGACGCCACCGTGCGGTTGGGGTATGTCCACCGCGGCATCGAGAAGGGCGTGGAAAGCCGCAACTGGGTCCAGAACCTGTACATGCTGGAGCGCATCTGCGGAATCTGCTCCCATACCCACGCCATGACCTACTGCCTGGGCGTGGAAAAGCTGGCCGCCGTCGAGGTGCCGGAGCGGGCACAGGTCATCCGCCTGATCGTGGCCGAGCTGGAGCGCATCCACAGCCATATGCTATGGCTGGGCGTGGCCGCCCACGAAGCCGGCTTCGACACGCTGTTCATGTACACCTGGCGCGACCGTGAAACGGTCATGGACCTGCTGGAGTTGCTCAGCGGCAACCGTGTCAACTACTCGGCCAATCTGCTTGGCGGCGTCAAGTTCGACATCTCCCCGCAACAGGCGGATAAGATCCGCCAGGGGCTGGCCTTCCTGGCGGAGCGCAATACGCACTACCTGGACGTAGTGATGAATGACATGCTGCTGCTGGGCCGTATCCGCGGCGTGGGGGTGATGACCCGCGACCAGGCGGAAAAGCTGGGTGCGATCGGGCCGACCGCCCGCGCTTCCGGCGTGGCCCGCGACGTGCGGCTGGACGCCCCTTACGGTGCGTACCGGATGTTCAAGCCAAAACTGATTCTGGAAACAGCGGGTGACCTGGAAGCACGCTTCATCGTCCGTCTGCGCGAGATCGCCGATAGCTGCCGTCTGATCAACGAGGCGCTGGATAACCTGCCGCCCGGCGACCTGACCGTGCGCATGCCGCGCCGCATCAAGGAAGGCGAGACGATCAGCCGCGTGGAAGCGCCGCGCGGTGAGGCGTTTTACTTCATCAAGAGCAACGGCTCCGACCTCCCGGAACGGATCAAGGTCCGCACGCCGACCATCTGCAATATGGGGTCGGTCCTGGCCCTGGCCAGGGGCCACCAGCTGGCCGACATGCCCATGATCCTGGTCGGGATTGATCCGTGCTTCTCCTGCAACGACCGCATGATCACCCTCAGGCGGCCAGACGGCGAAGCGGAGACGTGGAGCTGGGGCCAGTTGTGCGAGTATGGCATCAAGGCGTACCAACGATGAACCCGATTGTCGCTTTACTGATCTTTCCCGGTGGTCTGTTTGTCCTGACGCTCGGTCTGGCCTATGAATGGGTTGACCGCAAGTTGCTGGCCCGCGCCCAAAACCGGGTTGGCCCGCGCTGGTTCCAGCCGCTGGCCGACGTATTCAAGTTGCTGGCCAAGGAAGAAGTCATCCCCAACGATGTCAACCCGCTGCTGTTCGTTGGGCTGCCCATCGCGGCGCTGGCCGGGGCGCTGACCGCCGCCCTGTACGCCCCGATCTTCGGCCTGGCCCCCGCCTACAGCTTCGAGGGCGACCTGATCGTCACCGTCTACCTGCTCAGCCTGCTCACGCTGTGCATGGGCCTGGCCGGGGCGAACACATTCAACCGCTTCGCCCTGGTTGGCGCAACACGTACGCTGACCCAGCTTTTTTCCTACGAAGCGCCGTTCATGCTGGCCCTGCTGGCTCCGGCCTTCGTGGCTCACACCTGGCAGATCAGCACGATCAACGCCTATGCCAGCACGCACTGGCTGATCGTCACCCAGCCGATTGGCTTCCTGGTGGCGCTGATCGGCCTGATGGGCAAGCTGGAATTGCCGCCCTTTGATGCGCCGGAGGCCGAAACTGAGATCGTGGCCGGGGCGATGACCGAATACAGCGGGCGCGGGCTGGCGCTCTTCCGGCTGGGTAAGGGCGTGGAAATGGTCGTCGGCTTGACGCTGGTCGCGGCGTTCTACCTGGGCGGGCTTGCCAGCCCGCTGGATTTCCTGCTCAAGACCGGGGCGCTGTTGATCGCCATCGTGATCATCCAGGCCTTGATGACCCGCCTGCGCATCGAGCAGACGGTCGGCCTGTGGTGGCGCTGGGGCGCTCTGCTGGTGCTGGTGCAGTTGTTACTCTACATTCTGTGGGAGGTTGTAACGGCATGAAACTTGGGGCGATGATCAACGACATCTTCGAGTCGATCTTCAAACATCCGGTCACGGAGCGTTACCCGTTCGAACGGAAAGAAACGCCATCCCAGTTCCGCGGGCAGCTGCAGTGGAACCGTGAAAACTGCACCGGCTGTGGCCTGTGCGCCAAAGATTGCCCGGCCAACGCGATCGAGGTGATCGTGCTTGATCGCAAAGCCAAGCAGTTCGTCTTTCACTACAACGTCGACCATTGCCTGTTCTGCGCGCAGTGTGTGCATTCCTGCCGCCAGGGTTGCCTGTCCATGCAGCCCCAGCTGTGGGAGCTGGCCGCGCTCTCCCGCGCTGGCTACCGGTTGTACTACGGCAACGACGATGACATCCGAACCTACCTGGCAAGCCAGACTGCGGCAGAGCCTGCAGCCACGCCGCAGCCTGCCGTCCAGCCCGTCGCCCTCGACTGAGGGCGCTCCTGAGCCTGCCCGGCGCATCCGGGTGGCCATCCTGGGCATTGGCAACGCTACTGGCGGCGATGATGCCGCTGGTAGCGTTGTTGCCCGGCTGCTCATACCGCACCTGTCCGGGCGAGAAAACGTCCTGGTGATCGATGGTGGGGCTGCGCCGGAGAACTGCACCGGGCCGTTGCGCCGCTTCCGCCCCGATCTGGTGCTGCTGGTCGACGCGGCGCAAATGGACGCGCCACCGGGCGCGGTGCGCTGGCTGGATTGGTCAGCGATCGATGGCCTGAGCGCCAGCACGCACACCCTGCCGCCGAGTCTGTTAGCCCGCTACCTGGTGGCGGAAACTGGCTGCACGCTGGCTGTGATCGGCATCCAGCCAGCGGGCAATGCTTTCGGCGCGCCGCTCACACCACCCGTCCAGGCGGCGGTGACAGAGATCGTGGATGTCCTGAGGCGGGAGCTAGGACGGGAAGCACCGGAATAGCCCGTAAATTCTGTGCCTGGTATAATCCTCTTCGGTGCAGAAAACCGGCCTATCCGGAAAATCCGCAATGCCCCTCAAAGTTTGGCAGCTCGATCCAGCCCAGATGACCACCTACTACAATCTGGCGCTGTGCAGCGCCCTGGCTAGGGCCGGCTGTGACGTCCGCTACGTGACCTCCCGCTTCCTCTACGATGAAAATCTGCCAGATCTCGAAGGTTTTGTAGTAGATACCCACTACTTTCGCGGGCTGAGCTGGCCCATCCTGTTGCACTACCCACGCCTGCGTCGTCTGCTACGGGCGATCAGTTACCCCTTCGGACACCTGGAAACCTTGCAGGCGATCCGGCGCGAGCGACCGGATATCGTCCATGTGCAGTGGAGCCGCCTGCCCCGCCTGGACGGCTGGCTGATCCGCCGTGTTCGTGCAGCGGGTATCCCGGTGGTGCACAGTGTGCACGACGTTGTGCCCCTCTTTGCCCTGAACGCCAATCCCGATCGCCTGGGACAGATCTACACCAGTGTTGATGCCCTGATTGTCCACACGCAATCCAGCCGGGAGGCTTTGCTGATGCACTACCCGGCTATCCGTCCGGAGCGCGTACACGTGATCCCGCACATCGCCATCAGGAATCACGCTATCCCGCCAGGGGCCAGCCAGGAAGCTGCCCGTCAAAGCCTGCAATTACCCCTGACAGCGCCAGTGTTCCTATTCTTCGGCGCGATCAAGGCATACAAGGGCCTGGATGTGTTAGCTACGGCCTTTGAGCGTGTTAGCCGCGAACGCCAGGACGCCTGGCTGGTTATCGCTGGTAGGCCAGATGGTCCTCAACAAACCCGCCTGCTCCAGCAAATGCAAAAGCGTGCCAATGTGCGCGTGCTGGCGGAATTTGTACCCTACAACGACGTATGGCGGTACTTTTATGCAGCCGATGTGATTGTCTTCCCCTACCATTACATCTACCAGAGCGGGGCGCTGATCACGGCGCTGAGCTTTGGGCGCGCCGTAATCGTCACTGCAGCGGGGGGGCTGCCGGAAGGAGTAGACGGCAACGGCTGGGTAGTCCCACCCGGGGACGCGATAGCTTTTGCCGGGGCTATGCTGGCTGCGCTAGCCGACGCGTCTTCCCTGCCGGACAAGGGCCGCCGCTCCCAGGAAATTCTTGAAGAACGCTTTGGTGAAGCCATCGTTGCCAAGCAGACTATACAGCTTTACGAGGCGCTACACCGTGGAAAGCGACCATGAATCCGCTGGTGACGGTTGTCACGCCGTGCTTTAACAGCGCGGCCTTCATCGAGGATACCATCCAATCTGTGTTGGGTCAGACCTACCAGCCGATCGAATATATCATCATGGATGGCGGCTCCACC
This portion of the Anaerolineae bacterium genome encodes:
- a CDS encoding 4Fe-4S binding protein, encoding MKLGAMINDIFESIFKHPVTERYPFERKETPSQFRGQLQWNRENCTGCGLCAKDCPANAIEVIVLDRKAKQFVFHYNVDHCLFCAQCVHSCRQGCLSMQPQLWELAALSRAGYRLYYGNDDDIRTYLASQTAAEPAATPQPAVQPVALD
- a CDS encoding NADH-quinone oxidoreductase subunit H, translating into MNPIVALLIFPGGLFVLTLGLAYEWVDRKLLARAQNRVGPRWFQPLADVFKLLAKEEVIPNDVNPLLFVGLPIAALAGALTAALYAPIFGLAPAYSFEGDLIVTVYLLSLLTLCMGLAGANTFNRFALVGATRTLTQLFSYEAPFMLALLAPAFVAHTWQISTINAYASTHWLIVTQPIGFLVALIGLMGKLELPPFDAPEAETEIVAGAMTEYSGRGLALFRLGKGVEMVVGLTLVAAFYLGGLASPLDFLLKTGALLIAIVIIQALMTRLRIEQTVGLWWRWGALLVLVQLLLYILWEVVTA
- a CDS encoding NADH dehydrogenase subunit → MKQEPQKVITKKGERFIIPIGPQHPALKEPGHFEFAVDGETVTDATVRLGYVHRGIEKGVESRNWVQNLYMLERICGICSHTHAMTYCLGVEKLAAVEVPERAQVIRLIVAELERIHSHMLWLGVAAHEAGFDTLFMYTWRDRETVMDLLELLSGNRVNYSANLLGGVKFDISPQQADKIRQGLAFLAERNTHYLDVVMNDMLLLGRIRGVGVMTRDQAEKLGAIGPTARASGVARDVRLDAPYGAYRMFKPKLILETAGDLEARFIVRLREIADSCRLINEALDNLPPGDLTVRMPRRIKEGETISRVEAPRGEAFYFIKSNGSDLPERIKVRTPTICNMGSVLALARGHQLADMPMILVGIDPCFSCNDRMITLRRPDGEAETWSWGQLCEYGIKAYQR
- a CDS encoding hydrogenase 3 maturation endopeptidase HyCI; the protein is MTSEPTWQARLRQSLQPRRSLPSSPSPSTEGAPEPARRIRVAILGIGNATGGDDAAGSVVARLLIPHLSGRENVLVIDGGAAPENCTGPLRRFRPDLVLLVDAAQMDAPPGAVRWLDWSAIDGLSASTHTLPPSLLARYLVAETGCTLAVIGIQPAGNAFGAPLTPPVQAAVTEIVDVLRRELGREAPE
- a CDS encoding NADH-quinone oxidoreductase subunit C, with the protein product MSAQELLASARALLETFVAEYNTPEEDRLDIWIAATNLPHAVRALHNAGWGYLSAVTGLDLGPEAGQLEALYHFCNGPAVLTLRVRLGRATPSVPTLCTIIPSASFFERELSEMFGITVEGTPNTDHLYLPDDWPDGVYPLRKDFDPSTLHITG
- a CDS encoding glycosyltransferase family 4 protein; protein product: MPLKVWQLDPAQMTTYYNLALCSALARAGCDVRYVTSRFLYDENLPDLEGFVVDTHYFRGLSWPILLHYPRLRRLLRAISYPFGHLETLQAIRRERPDIVHVQWSRLPRLDGWLIRRVRAAGIPVVHSVHDVVPLFALNANPDRLGQIYTSVDALIVHTQSSREALLMHYPAIRPERVHVIPHIAIRNHAIPPGASQEAARQSLQLPLTAPVFLFFGAIKAYKGLDVLATAFERVSRERQDAWLVIAGRPDGPQQTRLLQQMQKRANVRVLAEFVPYNDVWRYFYAADVIVFPYHYIYQSGALITALSFGRAVIVTAAGGLPEGVDGNGWVVPPGDAIAFAGAMLAALADASSLPDKGRRSQEILEERFGEAIVAKQTIQLYEALHRGKRP